Below is a genomic region from Bacillota bacterium.
CAATTCGAGGTCGGCGACGTAGACCGCTTTACCGGTGGCCTTGTCCGGCCCGTCGACGCGGAGGACCGTTTGTCCAACCACCCTCAGGCCCAACTCAACGGCCATGGCCCACCCCACCTTTGGCGGCCGCCATCTCTCGGCCGGCCTCGAGGACGGCCTGGACGATCTTGGCGTAACCGGTGCATCGACAGAGGTTGCCGGCAAGGGCCGCCCTGACCTCGTCCTCGGACGGATTGGGGTTCTCGGCCAGAAGGGCCGTGGCGGTCATCATCATCCCGGGTGAACAGAAGCCACACTGGATCGCCCCATTGTGCAAGAAGGCCCGCTGGACCGGATGGAGATCCGATCCCGCCAGGCCTTCGATGGTCGTAATGGAATGCCCGTCGGCCTCGACGGCCAACACCAAACAGGAATTGACCGGCCTGCCGTCGAGCAGGACCGTGCAGGCGCCGCAATCGCCGGACCCGCAGCCTTCCTTGGTCCCGGTGAGGTGGAGCACCTCACGGACCATCTGAAGGAGGGTCATGCCGGTGGGAATCTCGAGGGAACGGTCCTGGCCGTTGACCTTGACGTGGATCGTCGCATCGCTCACCGGGCTGACCTCCCAAAGGCCGTCATGATGCCGCGGGTGACCAACTCCTCGACCATCTCCGCCCGGTACCAGGCGCCGGCCCGGGGATCGGAGATCGGGGTGGCGGCCCCTCGGGCCGCCCGGCCGGCTTGCCTGGCTAGGTCCTCCCCGGGGGACTGCCCGATCAGCACGGCTTCCGCCGCCGGGACCCGGAAGGGTTTGGGGGCCACCGAGCCCAGGGCGATCCGAGCGTCGGCGACCCGCCCGTCGACGAGGCCGAGCCAGACGGCCATGTTGACGATGGCGATGTCCATCGCCTTGCGGGG
It encodes:
- a CDS encoding (2Fe-2S)-binding protein; amino-acid sequence: MSDATIHVKVNGQDRSLEIPTGMTLLQMVREVLHLTGTKEGCGSGDCGACTVLLDGRPVNSCLVLAVEADGHSITTIEGLAGSDLHPVQRAFLHNGAIQCGFCSPGMMMTATALLAENPNPSEDEVRAALAGNLCRCTGYAKIVQAVLEAGREMAAAKGGVGHGR